GGCGACATACTTGTAGCAGCGTCCATTGAAGTTGAACCAAAACATGGGACAACCACCTCGCTGTAGCTTCACTTCACCATCACCTGGAGATGCGACACCCAGAGCCAGAACTGATAAGAAGATGAAGAACAGCATGTTGTTGGTGTGAGAATCTGTcacaggagcaggatgaagactgGATCTGTGGTTGTAGCTGATCTGAAATGAAGGATATGATCAAAAAGCTGCAGAGACATTAAACATTGCTGTGTTTTATTTGCTCTGGAGTGGGTGTAAACCACATGTCATCACAGTTGGAATCAGCTGATATGACACAGAAACAACTGTTTGCATCTTTGTTGTGACTGTTTGGAGTTTGGCTCAGTTTCAGAACATCAGATAGGTTTCAACATTAGTCTGAGGCTCAGGGTTCAGATGTttgttatttaatatttcatcAAACAATAGTTTTAGAGTCTGCTTCAACAAACTCCTACCTGTGCATCTTCACTGACCTTCATGACTTTCAGATCTGcacatatgtaataaaaacatgtgCACACAATTAATAAAACAATAACCAAAATAACTGAAGATGTTATCATGTTCTGTGGTAAAGTCCAGAGGATGGAGGAAGTTAATGATTAAAATGAAGAGGTAAACAAATACAGGAAACAAGTcaggctgatgttgattaatattTAACAAAATTATTCCCtgacaaacaactgaaaacacGTTTTACAAACCACTTGAAAAAAACCACATCATATGAACCAGATTAACCACAAACACAGAGTACTAATAATGAAGCACACACTGTTAAAACGATAATAATAGTTGatttaattaaagttttcaaattaaactgacTCAGAAATAAAGCTTTCCATTTACAACCTACAAACACTTGTCTGCCCAGCAAATTTCTCTCATTGTTGTCCTAACTAAGATTTTCTAAACAGCACAACAGAGATGATCAACTTTTGAGTAGATTTTTTGAGTGAAGTTGGGAACCAGTGGGAAACCCCATAGATGACTGacgtgcacatgcacacatggtctgaacaagtttgaactagaccaggggtcaccaaccctggtcctggagagccactatcctccatgttttagatggatccctcttccaacacacctgattcaaatgataatcctatcatccagctctgcagaagcctgataacgactgtcaggtgtggtggaagagggaacatctaaaacatgcaggacaccggcccttgaggatctgagtttgccACCCCTGTCGTAGAGGTTTTCCTCCTTCAGCGCACACCTCTGAAACTTTCATTTCTCAAAGCTTCATGTGTACATGAAACCACCTACTGGCCATGTGAATAATCACAGGTAGCTGtatctgaaccacagaatgtgtgatgcattgaatttttgcatctgttatggctcttgggaatgactataaataacaaaaaatgtatgaccaaataatttctctacataaattatcacatatgAGTACAGTAAaacatttttgaatgtattctgtgtgtgtaaatttcccccaaatggtagtggtatcatatgtgggaggttgtgtttttttttttttgtgtcactttaGGATAATGTCATGACTTAAACAGGCAGAGGACAGTGAAAGTGCTggtggaactaggaagaggacaCTGAACATGCTTGTGAACTTGGACGATGATGTACAGAACAGgggagattttattcattttattcagaaataacagtttctcaGCAGTTTTTactttgaagtgatttttttttttttaaacaacctcTCCGGCGtttgaaaacaccctttcacatggtacagaagaGGCTGGCATGCACAAAAACGCAAGAGCAACATTATATAAATTGGGGTAcagtaattttttgtctctcccagtactccagaataagcaaaccttatgtgactgaaataatgttagatttagttttCCTTATTAAGAGTTATCAAACTAAAATAttcccacacaggggaaatcctcctcttcttcactggctccatcctcttactcatccttctcttctcactctcctaaatcatcaaatgatctctctctctaaactcttcaaactatctccaaactatataaacactATCCAAACTCTACTATCCAAACTCTGTACTGACCCTAACTCTCAATCCAAAACCCACATTTGGAACAGAGCCTGAGGGGTTTATACTGCTGCCAAACCTGGATCacatagaaccacctctgaaccactgCGCGAAGCAGTCACGTGGTTTCTGACGTCATCATTTTctgctcctcccctaaatgaagcaGGCCTCGATACGTGCTTCGAAGCCTCAGCACATCTAACATCACTACCTACCTCTCATCTGTAATAACGGTCTGTTCCTTTGACAAAAGAAAGCAAGGCTTTTTGAATAGATAATGAGATGTTGTGAGTTGTTTTAACttgaaacttgatgtttttataaagcagaaatgtgtgtttgttcaACTAGCTAAGTCGagtttttttgtactgataatttaaaataaatatttgttttaactcaCAGTTTTAAGTTGTAACAACAAGTGATTAGTAGTTGAATCAACTTTCATAACTTAGAAACAAAAGTTGGGACAATGAGAACATTGAAGTGACGAAAACTCaaaaatctcttgcatcacgttgccttgatattttacgttttctcaactttttcttttttacagtgcaaaGGATGAAGTTCCTCCCTCCTCACAAAGAGTAAATGAAAAgaactaataaaaatattaaatgttttcaGGAATATGTTGTTCTGTAATCACCTTTACAACTTAATCTGTGACCTATTTTATCTACTGACCTATTGATAAACTATTATAACACATAATAATGGGCTAATAAATAACTTTGGAAATGTTGAAGTTTAAAAAACAAGCAGTCAGTGTATTTTTCAGTATTGTTTGCTGCATTTTGGAATGAAAGGAGTTCAGGAATAaaattaaaggagctgtatgtaagaattatgttctaagtaatcctaaaatggccctgaatgtcaccagacattaaggaatcatgttcatttcaaatactggcATCActgacacactgtaaaaaagaaaaagttgagaaaacgTAAAATATCAACACTGTAAGACACATCAAGTTGTTTCATCTTGCAAATGAAAGTTCACCTGCTGCCTTGAAAATGTGAGTTAACTTAACTTGAATAATACCATTGTTTAAACTCAGATATTGAAGTTCATAAAGTTGACTTCACTACAAAGTTCTCATTGTCCCAACTTTCTTTTCTAAGTCATGAAAGTTGATTCAACTATTAATCACTTGTTGTTATAACTTAAAACTGtgagttaaaacaaatatttactttattttatcagTACAAATAAAACTTGACTTAGTtagttaaacaaacacacatttctgctttataaaaacatcaagtttcaaGTTAGAACAACTCAAACATTACATTATCCATTCAAAAAACCTTGCTTTCTTTTGTCAAAGGAACGTACCATTATTACAGAtgaggtaggccttcctttaggacagaggtattcagatccagtcctcgagggctggtatccttaGTGATGGGCTGCTGACATGTGAAGCTCCGGTGCATGCACTGTAGCTCATGAAGCAGATGTATCGAAGCACAGCGCCGAGGCGTGGTTTGGTCACGTGACTTGTGAGGTTCGACACACCTGAGTGACGTATGAAGCAGCTGAGTGCTTCAAATCACCTGAAATCACTACAAAACACACCCATGAACCCATTTACCAATGAACCTTAAAACCTACGTTGCCCAAATCCACAATATAATCTGTATTTGCACCAACCCCATGTGAAATGACATCAGTTTCTATTTGTGGAGCACATTTCATGAATGTAGCAGCAACATTTAAATGTCCCATACCACAACAAGTGAAGATCTATTTAGGGTTACACACAGATACTCCAAATTAGGATCATGGTTTTCaataattattgtcattattactaGTAATATTATTATTGTGTCCACTACAGTCATCTAGTGTAGTCAAACAGGAATGTGCATGGACAATCAAATCCAAAACAATCCGTGAACCAATGGGATGTGTTGTGCATTAAATAGGTATGCTGCAGAATGGAAAGAAGTTTGACTCTGTGACACATCTCGGTTACACTTCAGTTTAATGACCACTAGATGTCCTCCTCTAGCACTGTGTCATTGGAGCCTCCAGCTATGAACCAGGCTTTGTAGAAAGTGTCAAAGCCCCAACAAAACCTCATTCAGTCAAGGTATCTTAgtgtattttagaaaatacactgaattacaaggctttgcagaacagtttgtagacctaacatgtaaggttataattccatgattttaataataattggtcgtgatctaaagtgggccggtctgaggtatgaatatccagggctgaaaatgagtctcagtccggccctggtcctcattatatattatatatatatatatatatatatatatatatatacatatatacatatatatatacatatatatacacacacatatatatatatacgtatatgtatatatatatgtgtgtgtatatatatatatatatatgtatgtatgtatgtatgtatgtatgtatgtatatatatatatatatatatatatatatatatatatgtgtgtgtgtgtgtgtgtatatatatttaaagtgaactccggccctcgcagcCTAAATATCCTCCCGATTAGCCATTCCGGGCCtggtcctgacctattttattttttatcattaaaagtgagacggTAAATACACAAaacccacaattgaaaggcaatagcataaagtaacattaaataagcctgcatatttagctccgccaaggaggttatgtttttgccagggtttgtttgtttgtttgtctgtttgtttgtttgtctgtccgttggtgtgcaacataactcaaaaagttatggacagattttgatgaaattttcagggtttgctggcaatgggataaggaagaaatgattaaattttggtggtgatcggggggggggggggggggggggggggggggggggggggggcagaccagaaaatttcatcaaaatctgtccataacgttttggagttatgttgcacactaacggacagacaaacaaacaaacagacaaacaaacaaaccctggcaaaaacataacctccttggcgtgggagggcccacggggggggacactgatcagccttggcggaggtctgcgctctccgagtgcttctagtttgccaatgtaaatatcttaattggttaagtaagtcaaaatgtctgtagatattattacctccgccaaggaggttatgtttttgccagggtttgtttgtttgtttgtttgtctgtttgtttgtttgtctgtccgttagtgtgcaacataactcaaaaggttatggacagatttggatgaaattttcagggtttgttggaaatgggataaggaagaaatgattaaattttggtggtgatcgggggtgggggggcccacggggggggccactgatcagccttggcggaggtctgcgctctccgagtgcttctagttttttattgtgatccaggtgcaggcgagtctagggaaactggaggaagtgtgaaagggagagcagagtctactgatgacagaggagtagctcagcagcacaaccctgaactactatcacaaatgaaacagatgaagattacatgtaaggttataattacatgattttaataactagaagcactcggagagcgcagacctccgccaaggctgatcagtggcgccccccgtgggcccccccacccccgatcaccaccaaaatttaatcatttcttccttatcccatttccaacaaaccctgaaaatttcatccaaatctgtccataactttttgagttatgtagcacactaacggacagacaaacaaacaaacaaacaaacagacaaacaaacaaaccctggcaaaaacataacctccttggcggaggtaataattggttgtgatctaaagtgggccggtctgaggtatgaagctccagggctgaaaatgagtctcagtccggcccagTATggctttgacatttttctagcatgttaagaatagacatgaagtaaacaagaaaaatgaaaaaatttcagcaaccttcaaatattttaggggtgctgggaatcaatttaggggtgcttcagcacccccaaaaatgggctaaaaatgcCCATGGTTAGAAACATCACTAAGTTCAGACTTAAACaggttaatatgtacaaaatggtTTTTAAGAGGAATCATGTCTTACAGTGTTATATAAATGTTATCACAGAAGAAACACATGGAGGGAATAAACTGAAGTTGGAAAGGATTTATCTTCAAACTAGTTGACTTTAGATGAACATTAGTAGAGTTGTAACACACACAGTGAGACAGTTTCCATTACGCAACCAGCTGCCTCTGTCTGTCTGGTGAAATTATCTTTTGCTTTggtgcagtatccaagtcagttttcagctgcattaCAACCAcacatcaccactaggatacaccaaagtacatgcactatacaacataaaacataaaccTTCACAGTTATAGACCTGACCACAGGATTTAAGCAGATGCAACCCTATAACCAATCCCATCAACCACTTAAGTTTGGAGGAATTTAAGatactgctctttttttttttaaatggttttaatatattttttctgaCCTTTACAATTTTAAGCTCTGCTGTAATAAAACACTTGGATAGAATCAGTCAAATATGAACACAGATAACTTCTACGATGTAAAGCTTCTCAGTCCAACTGTGATGGCTGTGCCCACAGTCACACAAAAGGCTGCAGCAGCCACACTCTCAAACACCACCACATGTTGAGTTATGTGGAGTCGCAGTCACTTAGTATACATGCAACACTCAttggtttttggttttacatTGATTTATTAGCACTTTGATAATACACTGTCACTAGATGGAACATGCACATTTAGTTtacattgtttgtcattttgctattaattcattttgtcttttctttgaGTTACCGGCTGCTGGGTGGCATTTCCTGCTGCAGACAAAAGCTGGGGCTGAGGGCGGAGCAGGCTTTTATGCTAAAGTCCCTCCATGGACCAGATCAAGAGCATGTACATCAGAGGGGGGATTAGGGTTTCtttgtgttagttttagtttatgtgTATTTACTGTCCCCCCTGTGTGTTAACTGTGGTTTGCTCTTTTGGTATATATACTGCCCCAGTGCCTCAGTCTGACAGGTCTGTTAGTTGAGTTGATTTCTAGTTATGTTGGCATTTTTTCTTCAGTAGAGTTAGAATTTGTTGACCTCTTGTAAGGGCCCTGTAACTCTTTTTTCAGTTATCTGttttgtaaagatttttttctgggaaataaatcccttttcccggaactttaaacctgtgtttagtgTTTTGACTGCTTGGTCCACGACACAAAACTTAACCCACGGCTTGTTAGAGCTGAGTTTTAGTGTATGTTATACTGTAATCAATGTCAATATGAAGATACATAGCAAGATACATCAAATCTTATAAATGTTCTTCTGATTCATGATATtgaaggtaagaaaaaaaactcAGTGTACACAATTGCACAGCTTTATATCTTTATTGTTAAGGTCTGTTGCATTTTAACTGAACAATCAGACTGATTGACATTACTGCCTCGGGCAGGGATTACGAAATGCACAGACAGAAGGAAAAGCCTCTGAACAAGGCATGTCATTCCATTTTAAACTTTCACCATAGTTTGTGCCAACACAGTCTTCATTTCCCTGGTGATTGTCAGGCTGCCCTTTGTCCCACAGGACATAGTCCACTGGACACCCATCAGACCACATCCATGCTCCTTCCTTATGGGTGTCACTCAGTCCAATCCAGGTGTGTCCCTGAGCATGGTCAAAATTCTGGATCAGACTTTTGACAAAATTGTGTTCCTCCAGACTGTGGATGGACACCAGGGTGGCCCACTGTGACACACAGTGGAGCTCTGCGTCAGCCCAGGTCAGCTCTGTGGCAACATACTTGTAGCAGCGGCCTTTGAAGGTGTACCAGGACGGGAGACAGCTACCTTGCTCTAGCTTCACTTCACCATCACCTGGAGGAGACGCGACACCCAGAGCCAGAACCGATAAGAAGATGAAGAACAGCATGTTGTTGGTGTGAGAATCTGTcacaggagcaggatgaagactgGATCTGTGGTTGTAGCTGATCTGAGATGAAGGATATGATCAAAAAGCTGCAGAGACATGAAACATTGCTGTGTTTTATATGCTCTGGAGTGGGTGTaaaccagtgacgtgcagtctgaggaggcaggggaggcagagcctcccttgtcattcttgaaaagaaaaaaatacttaaccataaaatataataaatgttgatagttttcagttggtatgtcctataaactcattttccattcaaatccaatattattattattattattattattattattattattatcttttttcttttttttttttgttaattagaatagcagaatttccgcatgctccgttcaaatacagggaggaggcagcgctgtgctgtgcctcccgcagaactgtctcctcccttcatgaactctgctgaaaatattgtgtcgctgtccctctgtatatcgcagttaaaatgctttcaaacactctgatttaatgctctatccttccataatctgcataacatatggaatgtatttctgtaatgtgtttaggctcgcagattaatcagaaaaccgcagtgaaaaagtcactaggggaggcaaacagtacccctgcctcatgatagatggtgccagtgagtccacagattcatgcgcttataatcttcttcgttcttttttatacactttaattcacctcatcaaaagtggaggattacatttcatgtacaaataaaggtaagaccataaactttttttatttttagtttgaaatggctctttttgaaggtttcctgttgagttcctgccagtctacctatgctgacttgatgcagagcccatatacccaggccattccttttgctcactctctctattccagtttctcaggcagtggcgatttctcatagactgcaagggaagcccggcttcccctaaaatttcgaaaattaaatggttaaatatgttcggttgtgttgacatttcattgactacaaatgtgttagaacacgttcatctcaaagatgagttcgttcagaatcagctttatcacaaatcaacggacgcgatgttgttcacttctcatacattcccgttgcgctgttttttcattcgatctctgctcagtgcatttgtccgtagactgcgggtgtctatgggcttcagtgggactgagtggaacagttgttttcattgcctcagaactggacagtaattggataaatgccacgatgttgtcccgcccccggacgccggacgtctctgggggtgaatggagctgtgggcggagctcagccgggctggacgccagaatcccacgtgctgattggaggatcagtcgaaaggctgaatcccgtttgattgacagctattttcagatctcctcctcctgacacagttcagtttaataccgtcacacattctgctgtgaaatcagaggaaaccactacgaaattactcgttcatttcttgcactgtaaataaaacacactcattgtacttccttgtttcaatttgacataatttcagcattttcttgtttcagttacataatttaatcatttcttgttcgagtttaatatcgttttgtagatagttaaatcaatcatactgtcggctaggtcggagtaaaaggagcatctcttgtttaaaaaggctgaagtcttacacccacaacacaatgggccaaggcaatctaagcagagaggacactggtccagtccctggaaaagacatctacttggtacgataaagtctttgaccattttcttaaaaaggaacggagggtcgaatgtatgtttaaataacctgacaattttttttttttttttaatttatttaatttattttttttatgtaagctgacaatgagcttcccctgtctgaaagacgagcagccgccactgttctcaggccaccatatatttgtagatctggctctgaaagagtcagcgcctccccagccatgaaccccactgcacgtcactggtgtAAACCACATGTCATCACAGTTGGAATCAGCTGATATGACACAGAAACAACTGTTTACATCTTTGTTGTGACTGTTTGGAGTTTGGCTCAGTTTCAGAACATCAGATAGGTTTCAACATTAGTCTGAGGCTCAGGGTTCAGATGTTTGTTACTTCATTTCATATAACAATAGTTTAgagtctgcttcagcaaactccTACCTGTGGATCTTCACTGACCTTCATGACTTTCAGATCTGcacatatgtaataaaaacacatgcacacagttaATAAAACAATAACCATAATAAACTGAAGATGTTATCATGTTCTGTGGTAAAGTCCAGAGGATGAAGGAAGTAATGATTAAAATAAAAGGGGTAAACAAATACGGGAAACACAAGTCAGGTTGACGTTGattaatatttaacaaaaaaaattattcccTGACAAACGACTAAAATCAAGTTTTACAAACCACTTGATAAAAAAACCACATCATATGAACCAGATTAACCACAAACACAGAGTACTAATAATGAAGCACACACTGTAAAAACGATAATAATTGTTGATTTCATGaaagttttcaaattaaactgacTCAGAAATAAAGCTTTCCATTTACAACCTACAAACACTTGTCTGCCCAGCAAATTTCTCTCATTGTTGTCCTAACTAAGATTTTCTAAACATCACAACAAAGATGATCAACTTTTGAGTAGATTTTTTGAGTGAAGTTGGGAACCAGTGGGAAACCCCATAGATGACTGacgtgcacatgcacacatggtctgaacaagtttgaactagaccaggggtcaccaaccctggtcctggagagccactatcctgcatgttttagatggctccctcttccaacacacctgattcaaatgataatcctatcatccagctctgcagaagcctgataacgactgtcaggtgtggtggaagagggaaacatggtttttacagtgtgctgaaaCTGGACCAGTCTAAGAAGGGAGCTCTGcgcacaaaataaataagatttcagACAGgggcggcaccaagggggggcatgggggggcaaatgccccccctgtcacaacctttgcccccccagttgcccccccccagatttgggcaaatctttgggaaaatttgggcgacaaagaaatatgaaaaatctgtcaatgaatgCGTACAcaacacattttgatacacttataatacaaccaggcagacagaCCAGTCTAAGAAGGGAGCTCTGcgcacaaaataaataagatttcagGTAACAttcagttgtgctttgttttattcCGTATCTATTTACTGTCAGGTATGTGACGGGGTTCCTCAGAATGAAAGGAAAAATAATGGCATAGtcgaaaaaatatatatttttaagcgATTTATTGTGCTTGTCTTCCCAGAGTGCAAAAGTTAGTGCtcagtacaaagtaaaaaaaaaaacatttacaatcatagaaaaaaaaaaaaaatacttcttcAGTGTATCTAGCTCTCTGTTACCTTCAGTGTAACCAGCTCAGCATCCACTGATCCATGATGGAGACAGGCCCTCTTTTAAACCCCTAAGGCTCCTCCCCCCAGGTAATTAACACCCCAAACTGGCCATATCTCCCAAACCATTCAACATATCATATGAACATAATTACAATAAATTCTCTCAAAATATAACAAATGTAATACCCTTAACAATGGGTTTCTAAAACaaccaggaaaaataataaaattattccaGTGCAAAACTGGCACTCTACGGTGACGTCACCAGCACGTCACCGGACCGCATCCCGCGCATGACGCAACTTAACCCGGAAGTCAGAGAGGCGCTCGGTTTGACAGTCAGAACATGTGAATGTGGGATGCATGCTTGATGAAAAGTTTGGAGGTGGCAAACAAtgagaagaacaatggatttacagcAGTCAAGTGTGCACCCAAGACTACTGCCATGACAGTCTAACGGTAAAAAGGATGAAACGGAGCAAACGGACAGGAGATGAAGTAAATGGACAACCAGGTAAAGagcgtgtgtatgtgtatgtgtgcgtgcttTGACTATCACAGGAGTTTTCCCGCGGTACCTGACGGGGCTCTTCCGTCacaccatcctcctcctcctggagGTTGACAAAGTCTTGGCAACCTGGATAGGTAGTCTGCTACCACGTTGGATTTGCCAGACCGGTGTCGAACCACGAACTTGAATGGCTGCAGTGATAGATACCATCGTGTTAGTCGGTTGTTGTGATCTTTCATTGAGTTGATCCATGTGAGGGCTCGATGGTCTGTCTCCAGATCAAACTCTCTACCAAGCAAGTAGTATTTCAGGCTCTCCAGAGCCCACTTGATGGCCAGCCCTTCCTTTTCAACCACTGAGTACCTGGACTCCCGTGGCAGCAATTTGCGGCTCAGGTATAGGATGGGCTGCTCTGCTTCAGCCTCCCCCTGAGCAAGAACTGCTCCGAGACCCACCTCTGAGGCA
This DNA window, taken from Sphaeramia orbicularis chromosome 11, fSphaOr1.1, whole genome shotgun sequence, encodes the following:
- the LOC115428752 gene encoding lactose-binding lectin l-2-like, encoding MLFFIFLSVLALGVASPPGDGEVKLEQGSCLPSWYTFKGRCYKYVATELTWADAELHCVSQWATLVSIHSLEEHNFVKSLIQNFDHAQGHTWIGLSDTHKEGAWMWSDGCPVDYVLWDKGQPDNHQGNEDCVGTNYGESLKWNDMPCSEAFPSVCAFRNPCPRQ